From the genome of Torulaspora globosa chromosome 2, complete sequence, one region includes:
- the BDP1 gene encoding transcription factor TFIIIB subunit BDP1 (ancestral locus Anc_2.282): MSSVVNKSGTRFIPKLKQRRLLSAAPKNDKTTITPEGTRITEEVSTTEGDTKVDDSNSRIDNKTDHETDQDTGTTAVSEQDDENPKAPSQLELDPIQTSTQLTSVQGTGGGRRASRLDSLSSNQTAKPVFKPDYLEPTPVMNNRRLSTIAKPNLKKVRINTIAEKDSTLQALKKRRMSIRTSISKKSGSAHRISVVSRRASPDTDVHTATAVAAPNASSQLFQKTDSLYEKYTIRNLKEIPKNIQDTDSERYLIDEEEFTMAELCKPKLPIGEISDNFEKAKLAGKAKFEKRRVRRELRRRAREEFKSINSLNEEEEERELEERKKAAEKLLNAEVPESNQGPHTAIQLRLNQDGTMVVDEESTVVDRHKNASYQNAHKVKLNENPFENLHNSGTYGKNMYTDPWTKDELIQFYKALSMWGTDFNLIAQMFPYRTRKQVKAKFISEERRHPVTVELALRSRLPPNFEQYCAETKKDIGTVESFHERIERLKEQHEEHMKAIDEAKANAKEEDAQNTKSSHNPEKKTSGGFRTDQVRAYRKSEIVLGTIDDLKKHPSQQVEEEQNYR; this comes from the coding sequence ATGAGTAGCGTGGTCAACAAGAGCGGTACTCGCTTTATTCCAAAGCTCAAGCAACGTCGTCTTCTTTCGGCAGCACCGAAGAACGACAAAACTACGATAACTCCCGAAGGCACTAGAATAACAGAGGAAGTGTCTACGACTGAAGGTGATACTAAAGTAGATGACTCTAATTCCCGGATTGATAATAAAACTGACCATGAGACTGATCAAGACACCGGTACCACGGCAGTGAGCGAAcaggatgacgaaaatcCGAAAGCCCCGTCACAACTAGAACTGGATCCTATTCAGACCAGCACTCAGCTTACGTCAGTCCAAGGCACCGGTGGTGGTCGCCGAGCCAGCCGGCTCGACTCTCTGAGCAGTAATCAGACAGCAAAGCCCGTTTTCAAGCCAGATTACCTCGAGCCCACTCCCGTGATGAACAATAGGAGGCTATCGACCATTGCAAAGCCTAACCTGAAAAAGGTCAGGATCAATACGATCGCCGAGAAAGACTCTACTTTACAggctctgaagaagcggagAATGTCAATCCGGACTTCgatctcgaagaaatcCGGCTCTGCACATAGAATCAGCGTTGTATCCAGAAGAGCTTCACCAGACACGGATGTTCATACGGCTACCGCTGTAGCGGCTCCCAACGCATCTTCGCAACTGTTCCAGAAAACCGATAGTTTGTACGAGAAATACACGATCAGAAACCTGAAAGAAATCCCAAAAAACATACAGGATACCGACTCGGAGCGTTATTTGattgacgaagaggaaTTTACCATGGCTGAGCTATGCAAACCCAAGCTGCCGATCGGAGAGATCTCTGATAACTTCGAGAAGGCAAAGCTGGCGGGGAAGGCgaaatttgagaaaaggAGAGTGCGCCGAGAGCTCAGACGGAGGGCTCGTGAAGAGTTCAAGTCTATCAATTCCTTGaacgaagaggaagaggaaagagaGCTCGAAGAGCGCAAAAAGGCTGCGGAAAAATTGCTCAATGCAGAAGTGCCTGAATCCAACCAGGGTCCGCACACAGCGATCCAGTTACGATTGAACCAGGACGGTACGATGGTTGTGGATGAGGAGTCTACAGTGGTCGACAGACATAAGAATGCCAGCTATCAGAATGCCCATAAAGTAAAACTGAATGAAAATCCGTTCGAGAATCTGCACAACTCGGGCACATACGGCAAGAATATGTACACAGACCCCTGGACAAAGGATGAACTGATACAGTTTTACAAAGCTCTGTCAATGTGGGGGACAGACTTCAATCTCATAGCCCAGATGTTCCCTTACAGAACAAGGAAACAGGTGAAGGCAAAATTTATCAGCGAAGAAAGGAGGCATCCAGTCACGGTTGAACTAGCTCTGCGATCTAGACTCCCACCAAACTTCGAACAATATTGTGCggagacgaagaaggacaTTGGCACTGTGGAATCCTTCCACGAGAGGATAGAAAGGCTCAAGGAGCAACATGAGGAACACATGAAAGCCATCGACGAGGCCAAAGCAAACgccaaagaggaagatgcgCAAAACACGAAAAGCTCTCACAATCCGGAGAAAAAGACCTCAGGTGGCTTCAGAACAGATCAAGTACGGGCATATCGTAAATCTGAAATTGTGCTGGGGACAATTGATGACCTTAAGAAGCATCCTTCTCAGCAGGTCGAGGAGGAGCAGAACTATAGGTAG
- the MRPL38 gene encoding mitochondrial 54S ribosomal protein uL14m (ancestral locus Anc_1.179): MIYLKSMLKVIDNSGAQLAECIKVLKKGSPKSPARIGDRIVCVVQKAKPLTQNITGTSSTNRVKKGDIVHGIVVRTKQRNMQREDGSTVAFGDNACVLINKNTGEPLGTRIMANDGCVGRELRDKGYNKICSLASRVV, from the coding sequence ATGATCTACCTTAAATCCATGCTGAAAGTTATTGACAATTCCGGAGCACAACTAGCGGAATGCATCAAAGTTCTGAAAAAGGGCTCACCAAAATCACCGGCTAGGATTGGTGACAGAATAGTATGCGTTGTTCAGAAAGCTAAACCGTTGACACAGAATATCACAGGTACATCGAGCACTAATAGAGTCAAAAAGGGCGATATAGTCCACGGAATCGTGGTTCGTACGAAGCAAAGAAATATGCAAAGAGAAGATGGATCTACTGTAGCCTTTGGCGACAATGCCTGCGTTTTAATCAATAAGAATACGGGAGAGCCTTTAGGGACGAGAATAATGGCCAACGATGGATGCGTTGGCAGGGAACTGAGGGATAAGGGATACAACAAAATATGCTCGCTGGCCAGCAGAGTTGTATGA
- the QCR8 gene encoding ubiquinol--cytochrome-c reductase subunit 8 (ancestral locus Anc_1.177) → MGGPPSAKTYMGWWGHMGSPVQKGITSYAVSPYAQKPLAGAANAAVFNLFRRFKSQVLYVAIPAGIYWAWWVNSRDYNEYLYTKAGREELERVNV, encoded by the coding sequence ATGGGAGGACCTCCAAGTGCTAAGACTTACATGGGATGGTGGGGTCACATGGGCTCGCCAGTTCAGAAGGGCATTACCTCGTATGCTGTGTCTCCATATGCCCAGAAGCCCCTCGCAGGTGCCGCCAACGCTGCCGTCTTTAACCTGTTCAGAAGATTTAAGAGCCAGGTCCTGTATGTTGCCATTCCAGCCGGTATCTACTGGGCCTGGTGGGTGAACTCCAGAGACTACAACGAATACTTGTACACCAAGGCAGGTAGagaagagctggagagAGTCAATGTCTGA
- the BMT5 gene encoding 25S rRNA (uracil2634-N3)-methyltransferase (ancestral locus Anc_2.280): MARKLKGKAGHQGLKATLQRHQNLEKLRRLHKRKEENKKLQPSAQVRKNQETQKVNEARFVPFQENETLLLVGEGDFSFTRSLVEQGYMKAENLIATSYDASPAELELKYPHSFRENYTFLIENKVKIFFKVDATDLIKSFDLSKKKPWSKVLGPSWKQKSLQNIIFNFPHTGKGVKDQDRNIVDHQQLVIGYFRSCKKLFELVNAPVVQSRMSYNQGYDSSERLGGLTSEGYGKIILSVFTGEPYDSWMIKSLAKDCNLCVERSNKFQWNYYPQYHHRRTNSEQDTTKPAQQREARIYVFQKFMLPQAKRKAESDDEA, translated from the coding sequence ATGGCGAGAAAGCTCAAAGGTAAGGCAGGTCACCAGGGCTTGAAGGCCACGCTTCAAAGACACCAAAatctcgagaaattgagACGGCTTCATAAAaggaaagaagagaacaagAAATTGCAGCCTAGTGCACAAGTGAGAAAAAATCAAGAAACCCAAAAGGTAAATGAGGCAAGATTTGTCCCTTTCCAGGAAAATGAGACCTTATTGCTAGTGGGAGAGGGCGATTTTTCGTTCACCCGCTCATTAGTGGAACAGGGCTACATGAAAGCTGAGAATTTAATCGCAACCAGCTACGATGCTTCACCTGCTGAGTTGGAGCTTAAATATCCGCATTCTTTCAGAGAAAATTACACTTTTCTAATAGAAAACAAGGTGAAGATCTTTTTCAAGGTGGATGCAACGGACCTGATAAAGTCTTTTGatttatcgaagaaaaaacCTTGGAGCAAAGTGCTAGGCCCTTCttggaagcagaaaagtTTGCAAAACATTATTTTCAATTTCCCCCACACTGGTAAAGGCGTCAAGGATCAAGATCGGAACATTGTCGATCATCAGCAATTGGTCATTGGATACTTCAGAAGTTGCAAAAAATTATTCGAACTCGTAAATGCACCAGTTGTGCAAAGCAGGATGTCATACAATCAAGGATATGATTCTTCTGAGAGACTTGGCGGCTTGACGTCCGAAGGTTACGGTAAGATTATACTATCTGTGTTCACTGGCGAACCGTACGATTCGTGGATGATCAAAAGCCTAGCGAAAGATTGCAACCTTTGTGTGGAAAGATCGAACAAATTTCAATGGAATTACTATCCGCAATATCACCACCGCAGAACTAACAGTGAGCAAGACACCACTAAGCCGGCGCAGCAGAGGG
- the NNK1 gene encoding protein kinase NNK1 (ancestral locus Anc_1.178), protein MPPTERLLVRDHNLDEKAMRESVASSGDSRDGIRDDELYFEPKRVYRRSTDSSSRSSLVRVYSENERANFDQVTGSRIYDDLKHRPIPSDGKIAAETEGRSLVSVGDAQRSRKRRLSLNDGRYGDMQDEYIPDLDFSEAVLHWQSEDSASPAVLSQKLRNDSSNATPTRFPGSITRTNTWSTDREPNSGSVSPNSSYVFDSSHAQVEPIPLPNASNGVSMITPLSASEVSKSITGPGANASDVDPFKHGHLASSFQPRKVSRRKTSVCESYNSASSSLTYLPDNTVSIIAELRMTPEEVLELIGKLPHDFVYMPYSQRKKVILDLIPNKDYKLLMSVIKKLMLKSTRSSVSISKNSLPAAAATAKSRHGSVASQFLSSFSPAGVTSTPSANSVRPDEKGMEIMGYSLGKVIGFGAWGMIRECHNLETGSVKAMKIVRFRNNMKVKNQVLKEVSVWKELHHQNILPLLQWKLNDDYAMYCLTERIHGGTIYDLVISWGEYDTSKIDLVTRCKLTIILCLQVTSALKYMHKKYIAHGDVKLENCLLEKQSEASQWKVFLCDFGMSCHYKHCEAFPVDADSDSEPLTNLPECSYTQLSPYMEKKKIAGHVNEPLPFHRSRSSSGLRHGSRMVKFHKIMKNKKLTHDDTPLGISSLPKTYGPALTSARIGNSSFPSLRQIASQSTALTPTMDMTSPHQATDEETRAVGPDPHSHIGSLPYAAPELLEPSPPPLGPAADIWALGVTLYTMLTGKLPFKHDYEPRMRAMIASGKFDRKALETVCRVTTEEPDVTRRERQDRPRFTGLYNALMGCLASDLNQRWELDRIETSLKDDLMKLSPLYN, encoded by the coding sequence ATGCCTCCGACCGAACGGCTACTTGTACGGGATCACAATTTGGACGAGAAGGCTATGAGGGAGTCTGTGGCGTCTTCAGGCGATTCCAGGGACGGTATACGGGATGATGAGTTGTATTTTGAGCCGAAAAGGGTGTACAGACGGTCGACTGATAGCTCATCGCGGTCATCGCTAGTGAGGGTGTACTCGGAAAACGAGAGGGCCAATTTCGACCAGGTTACTGGGTCGAGGATTTATGACGATTTGAAGCACCGTCCAATACCGAGTGACGGCAAAATCGCTGCAGAAACGGAAGGCAGGTCCCTGGTGTCGGTGGGAGATGCGCAACGTTCGAGGAAACGGCGACTGTCGTTGAACGACGGCCGGTACGGCGACATGCAGGACGAATATATTCCGGATCTCGATTTCTCAGAGGCTGTTTTGCACTGGCAGAGCGAAGATAGCGCCTCGCCGGCTGTGTTGTCGCAGAAGCTGAGAAACGACAGCTCTAATGCGACTCCGACAAGGTTTCCTGGGAGCATCACACGGACTAACACATGGAGCACCGATCGCGAACCCAATAGCGGTAGCGTGAGCCCCAATAGTTCGTATGTGTTCGATTCTTCGCACGCTCAAGTGGAGCCTATTCCGCTGCCAAACGCGTCCAATGGGGTCTCCATGATAACGCCTCTGTCTGCCTCGGAGGTAAGTAAGAGCATAACAGGCCCTGGGGCAAATGCCAGCGACGTGGATCCGTTTAAACATGGGCATCTTGCCTCTTCGTTCCAGCCCCGGAAAGTGTCTAGAAGGAAGACGTCCGTTTGCGAGTCCTACAACTCGGCATCTTCGTCTTTGACTTATCTCCCGGACAATACGGTGTCGATAATTGCTGAACTGAGAATGACGCCGGAAGAAGTGCTGGAACTCATTGGGAAGTTGCCACATGATTTTGTCTACATGCCCTATTCTCAAAGGAAGAAAGTGATATTGGATTTGATACCCAACAAGGATTATAAACTATTGATGTCggtgatcaagaagcttaTGCTGAAGAGCACGAGGAGTAGCGTATCGATAAGCAAAAATTCGTTGCCGGCTGCAGCCGCAACCGCTAAATCGCGTCATGGCTCTGTGGCTTCGCAGTTTTTGAGTTCATTCTCGCCTGCTGGAGTGACCTCTACCCCAAGTGCAAACAGTGTCAGACCGGATGAGAAAGGTATGGAAATCATGGGTTATAGTTTAGGAAAAGTCATTGGGTTTGGCGCATGGGGTATGATACGAGAATGCCACAATCTGGAAACAGGTTCTGTGAAAGCCATGAAGATAGTGCGGTTCAGAAATAACATGAAGGTCAAAAACCAGGTACTAAAAGAAGTTTCTGTTTGGAAAGAACTCCATCATCAAAATATTCTCCCTCTCTTGCAGTGGAAATTAAATGACGACTACGCAATGTACTGTTTGACTGAAAGGATTCACGGCGGTACGATATACGATTTAGTGATATCTTGGGGAGAGTACGACACTTCCAAGATCGACCTGGTTACTAGATGCAAACTGACCATCATTCTGTGTTTGCAAGTCACCTCGGCACTCAAATATATGCATAAAAAGTACATCGCCCACGGAGACGTTAAGCTAGAAAATTGTCTTTTAGAGAAGCAATCGGAAGCGTCTCAATGGAAAGTCTTCCTTTGTGACTTCGGAATGAGCTGTCACTACAAACATTGCGAAGCGTTTCCTGTTGACGCTGACTCAGACTCGGAGCCGCTTACAAATCTCCCAGAATGCAGCTATACACAGCTGTCGCCATacatggaaaagaagaaaatagcAGGACACGTCAACGAACCGTTGCCTTTCCACAGATCACGTTCGAGTTCCGGGCTCCGTCACGGCAGTCGAATGGTAAAGTTCCATAAAATAATGAAAAACAAGAAACTGACCCACGATGACACTCCCTTAGGAATCAGCTCCCTGCCCAAAACTTATGGTCCAGCGTTAACAAGTGCTCGCATCGGGAACTCTAGCTTCCCGTCGCTGCGACAGATTGCATCTCAAAGCACAGCATTAACTCCAACCATGGACATGACCTCGCCCCATCAAGCTACAGACGAGGAAACCCGTGCCGTCGGACCGGATCCCCATTCTCACATAGGGTCGCTCCCATATGCAGCACCTGAGCTTCTAGAACCTTCACCTCCGCCACTTGGACCTGCGGCTGATATCTGGGCCCTGGGTGTTACGTTGTACACCATGCTGACGGGGAAATTACCGTTCAAACACGATTATGAACCCCGGATGAGAGCCATGATCGCCTCGGGCAAATTTGATAGAAAGGCTCTTGAAACCGTTTGCCGCGTCACAACAGAGGAACCTGACGTTACAAGGCGCGAGCGCCAAGATAGACCAAGATTTACAGGATTGTACAATGCTCTTATGGGCTGTCTCGCAAGCGATTTGAACCAGCGCTGGGAACTGGATAGGATCGAGACGTCTCTCAAGGATGACCTAATGAAACTGTCTCCTTTGTATAATTAA
- the ERG20 gene encoding bifunctional (2E,6E)-farnesyl diphosphate synthase/dimethylallyltranstransferase (ancestral locus Anc_1.176), whose amino-acid sequence MSKESPRAKFLAEFPELVQELKSELVRYGMPAEAIKWYEDSLNYNTPGGKLNRGLSVVDTYAILKGYQSVDELSPDVYKKVALLGWCIELLQAYFLVADDMMDQSITRRGQPCWYRVKEVGDIAINDAFMLEAAIYVILKKHFKQEPYYVDLIELFHDVTFQTELGQLLDLITAPENSVDLSKFSLEKHSFIVTFKTAYYSFYLPVALAMYAAGVSDPQDLKQAHDVLIPLGEYFQIQDDYLDCFGTAEQIGKIGTDIQDNKCSWVVNKALKLASPEQRKILDDNYGRKDAECEARCKKLFRDLNIETHYREYEEKIAQELKDKIAQTDESRGFNADVLTAFLNKVYKRTK is encoded by the coding sequence ATGTCTAAAGAAAGTCCCAGAGCTAAGTTTCTCGCTGAGTTCCCTGAATTAGTTCAGGAGCTAAAATCAGAGCTGGTTCGCTATGGCATGCCTGCCGAGGCCATCAAGTGGTACGAGGACTCGCTGAACTACAACACTCCAGGCGGTAAGCTGAACAGAGGTCTATCGGTAGTCGATACTTATGCCATCTTGAAGGGTTACCAGTCCGTCGACGAGCTATCTCCGGATGTCTACAAGAAGGTTGCCCTTCTAGGATGGTGTATCGAGCTCTTGCAGGCTTACTTCCTGGTTGCCGATGACATGATGGACCAGTCTATCACCAGAAGAGGCCAGCCATGCTGGTACCGTGTCAAGGAGGTGGGTGACATCGCCATCAATGACGCCTTCATGCTGGAGGCTGCCATTTACgtgattttgaagaagcatttcaaaCAGGAGCCCTATTACGTCGATCTGATCGAGCTTTTCCACGACGTTACGTTCCAGACCGAACTGGGCCAGCTGTTGGATCTGATCACCGCGCCGGAGAACAGCGTGGACCTGTCCAAGTTCTCGCTGGAAAAGCACTCCTTCATCGTCACCTTCAAGACCGCATACTACTCCTTCTATCTTCCAGTCGCCCTGGCCATGTACGCGGCCGGCGTGAGCGACCCCCAGGACCTGAAGCAGGCCCACGACGTGCTGATCCCACTGGGCGAGTATTTCCAAATCCAAGACGACTACTTGGACTGTTTCGGCACCGCCGAGCAGATCGGAAAGATCGGAACCGACATCCAGGACAACAAATGTTCCTGGGTCGTGAACAAGGCCCTCAAGCTCGCCAGCCctgaacaaagaaagatcctAGACGACAACTACGGCAGAAAGGACGCCGAGTGTGAGGCCAGATGCAAGAAGCTGTTCCGCGACCTGAACATCGAGACCCACTACCGCGAGTACGAGGAAAAGATCGCGCAAGAGCtcaaggacaagatcgCGCAGACCGACGAGTCTCGCGGCTTCAATGCTGACGTTCTCACcgccttcttgaacaaagtCTACAAGAGAACCAAGTAA
- the EBP2 gene encoding Ebp2p (ancestral locus Anc_1.175), giving the protein MSRKVTKLAGKKSDKMDDSAVKSVEKSVTAGNESSPAEVYASKALFKKEKRRLKKEMKRLEQAKEEEKEEDDEEEEVEEEQEEEEGLDLDRLAKSDSDDDDEDEEEEEAEEEEKEEEEEEEEEEEEEEDVALSEVEFDSDADVVPHHKLTTNNVKAMKHALERIQLPWKKHSFQEHQSVTSQTNTDEGIKDIYDDTERELAFYRQSLDAVQEARDQLARLKVPFKRPLDYFAEMVKNDEQMDKVKNKLVVEASEKKAREEARKQRQLKKFGKQVQVATLQKRQQEKRETLEKIKSLKKKRKQSEIDGTGFDVGIEEATDDHSSRKPNYKRAAKDAKYGSGGLKRFKRKNDAQSSADVTDFSHRKMKGKPSRPGKSRRAKRY; this is encoded by the coding sequence ATGTCTAGGAAGGTTACTAAGCTCGCGGGTAAGAAGAGCGATAAAATGGATGACAGTGCCGTCAAATCGGTGGAGAAAAGCGTAACAGCTGGTAATGAGAGTTCGCCAGCGGAAGTATATGCAAGCAAGgctcttttcaagaaggagaagaggcggttgaagaaagagatgaaGAGACTTGAACAGGCcaaggaggaggaaaaggaagaggacgacgaagaggaggaagtagaggaagagcaggaagaagaagagggaTTGGATCTGGATAGACTAGCCAAGAGCGATTCggatgacgatgatgaggatgaggaagaagaagaagcggaagaggaagaaaaggaggaagaagaggaagaagaagaggaggaagaagaggaagaagatgtcgCGTTGTCAGAAGTGGAGTTTGATTCGGACGCTGATGTCGTTCCTCACCATAAGCTAACGACGAATAACGTCAAAGCTATGAAACACGCGCTGGAGAGAATTCAGCTGCCATGGAAAAAACACTCCTTCCAGGAGCACCAATCCGTCACATCCCAGACCAACACAGACGAGGGTATCAAGGACATCTACGATGACACAGAACGGGAGCTGGCGTTTTACAGACAATCTCTTGATGCCGTGCAGGAAGCGCGTGACCAGTTGGCCCGCCTAAAGGTTCCTTTCAAGAGGCCGCTGGATTACTTTGCCGAGATGGTGAAGAACGACGAGCAAATGGACAAGGTTAAGAATAAGCTAGTTGTGGAAGCCAGTGAGAAGAAGGCTCGTGAAGAGGCCAGAAAGCAGAgacagctgaagaagttcgGTAAGCAAGTGCAAGTAGCCACATTGCAGAAGCGtcagcaagagaagagagaaacgttggagaagatcaagtcgctcaagaagaagagaaagcagagCGAAATAGACGGTACCGGTTTCGACGTAGGCATCGAAGAGGCAACCGATGATCACAGTAGCCGCAAACCAAACTACAAAAGAGCTGCTAAGGACGCCAAGTACGGCAGCGGTGGTTTGAAGCGAttcaagaggaaaaacGACGCACAATCTTCTGCCGATGTGACCGATTTCTCGcacagaaagatgaaggGAAAACCCTCGAGACCAGGTAAAAGTAGACGCGCTAAGAGATATTAG
- the GPI15 gene encoding phosphatidylinositol N-acetylglucosaminyltransferase GPI15 (ancestral locus Anc_2.281) has translation MATTRLRKRYCLLTTQGSNQFWLKFTIKPASTKRKLVATTLAFALINILSVIWIRKGLSLDRNMGNLLILAIFVSSLLILRRPPVESFTVYRNYGLQVTKVKGLLILPDAWNRRWMAQGKFIPRDQILDIVINEGFVRGFQVVFYLAVIVKESKRLELLFPVCSTCFQQF, from the coding sequence ATGGCAACTACCAGGCTACGAAAGAGGTACTGCCTACTAACAACCCAGGGCTCTAACCAATTCTGGCTCAAGTTTACCATCAAACCAGCATCTACTAAGCGGAAGCTTGTAGCCACCACTCTCGCCTTCGCCCTCATTAATATCCTGTCGGTGATATGGATCAGAAAAGGATTGTCATTAGATCGAAATATGGGCAACCTGTTGATTTTAGCCATCTTCGTCTCTAGTCTTCTGATCTTGAGAAGACCACCTGTTGAATCATTTACAGTCTACCGAAACTACGGGCTACAGGTCACCAAGGTGAAGGGTTTACTAATCCTGCCCGATGCCTGGAACCGCCGGTGGATGGCACAGGGTAAATTTATACCAAGAGATCAGATCCTCGATATCGTGATCAATGAAGGTTTCGTCAGAGGTTTCCAAGTCGTTTTCTACTTGGCAGTCATCGTTAAAGAGTCAAAGAGATTAGAGTTACTTTTCCCGGTATGTTCTACATGTTTTCAACAATTCTAA